The Nicotiana sylvestris chromosome 6, ASM39365v2, whole genome shotgun sequence genomic sequence ctttgatttgaagttgaaatcatgttaaaagatgttacgaagtgaagaaaataagttagaaatcatttaccaatcgtttcggagaagaaaagttgtttggaaaatcgcctcttatgttttggggttttgaaaagtgtaaaataactgaaattcacgtgtatttatacccctctgaagttcccaccgcggaccgcgcaagaaggACCGCGGCTGCGCaggctccctgaagacctgcggaTCATTGCcccgtgcggaccgcaccaagCTGACCGCGACTGCATAGCACCCACCGCGAACCGCTCAAGGCGACCGCGGCTgtgctggcccctccgcggccgCACGCGATTACTCGCGAACCGcgcaagagggttcagagacctgtcaaaattcctgaacctgcaacatctgatcttctaaagcctaaggcatcccggaacctactagaaactcacccgagccctcgaaactctaaaccaagcatgcacactacctcaaaaacaccctacgaacatattcgtgtgcaatataacatcatgaacatcgaattgagcctcaagatcaatgaaatttctcagatttccttttaaacatcaattttcccaatttgggtccggatcacgtcaaacaacgtccgtttttaaccaaactttacaggagtgattcaaaacatatataagactcgtaacgggcgccggaaccaaaatacgggcccgataccattggtttctaatcagatttcatttcaattttctttaaacattttcagagaataatttcacttaaaaatcataactcgggctggggacctcggaattcgattccaggaatacgcccgagtcccatattttcctatggaccctccgggatcgtcaaatcatgggtacgggtccgtttacctaaaatgttgaccgaagtaaaatttattcatttcgaggtcaaaacttagcaatttctacaagatttcacatttaagcttttcggctatgcgcccgaactgcgcacacaaatcaaggCAACTTTAAATAAGGTTTTCAGGGCCTCGAAGACAcagatttcaattagaaacaggtaatgacccttttgggtcgtcacagcACCCTTAACAACAAAATACATTCTAAAATCACATGATTGATACTTACTGTATCAAGAGACCTACAACGTTCTTGGAATTTATGCTTATTGGTAGAACCATTATATCTTTCCCCCTCCATATAGATGCACTAGCAAAAATCACCACCTATAACGACCTGagcggtcgttttgagcatttgtacttcgctcggtagtttgagGGCACGAGTATCTtcgcatgatgtattatgacttgtgtgaatcgtcgattttggtttttaggttattCAGAGTCGATTCAGAAGAATGAATTTCATAGTTTAAGCTGGAAGAGTTGATCaaatttgactttttagtatttgacctcggattggagttttgattGTTCTGTTAGGTGCAAATGGTGATTTTAGACTCATGTGTATTCCCGGATTTgaatttggatgtttctagaaggaTTCGGcactaattggcgaaagttggaaatttgaaggtttggaaagttcataagtttaatCAAGAGATGAATTTGATGATATCGAATTCGGATCATGGTTTTGGGAATCGAAAGagttttgttatgtcatttgggacttgtgtgaaaaatttgggttcattccaggttgatttgatatgtttcgttgctagttttggaagttgaagattCAAAGTTAATTAAATTCTATTTGAGgtatgattcatgattttgatattgttaggtgtgatttgaggcctcgagtaggtccgtgttatgttacgggacttgttggtatactCGTATGGGGTTCCGAGTAGCTCGGGTGTTTCGAAGAGAGTATCGAACGAGCATTTCGACACTCTAATGATGTTCTGGAACAATTGGAGTGCGGACGGAACATATTAGAGTGCTGAGGCAAAGCCTCATGTACGGACCGTAGAGGGAATGTGCGGACCTTAGAAATCCTCTTGCGGCCGTAGAAAGGAAAATCTGCAGGTTGATGGTCTaacttcggaagcttatatcttttaatctataagaaatttggagaagatccaaaaacaaaatttgtagccctctagtttccagaaagattaAGAAATTagcatttggacatttgtacaaaAAGTAACGGGTATTTTACTGAAGCTTGGTAGTGCAGTCACTGTTGAAGTGCGACCGCACAATTTGGATTGCGGTCGCGGATCCAAgaaagtgcggactgcacaaaaaaaTGTGCGGTCAACACAATATGAGGTCAGATTTATTACTATATAAACGAGGGTTAGAGTGTTATTTCACATTTGGACTTTGGAAGCTCGGTTTGTGGCGACTTTTCATGAATATTTCAAGAAATTTatttgggtaagtgattttaacttggatttggttaatatacatgGATATATCATTGTTTTcataatttaattaatatttttagatggaaatttgagaaaaaattgtagaaacttcataaactattatttgaggatttgaaggtcgagttgTGATCGGATTTGactaattttggtatggttggactcgtagttGAATGGGTGTTTGAATTTTGTAACTTtcatcggattccgagatgtgggcttggggttgactttttgacttttgattaagaacttagcATTTACATTTAGAATTGTTTCCTTGGGCTTCGTTTGATGCATTTtgaattgcttttggctagtttcgagtcgtTCGGAGGTCGATACGCGAAGATGGCATTGTTGGAAGCATCGTTGGGCTTGCTCGGTAATGGATTTaacttgttcgaggtaagtaacacttctaaacttggtgttgaAGGTATGAAACCTGAATTACGCAttatgtgtttggtgttgaggtgatgcacatgctaggtgccgggcgtgtgggcgtgtaccatgtgaattgtgactccattATTTCTGTGGTACTTTATAGTTACCTGATCATATCTTTAACTATGAAATCTCTACGTACTAGAGTTATTGAGGTGAGATCCATGTTAAAAATCATGTCTAGGATACATGCTTATTCTGTTGAGACCCACcgaggtcatttctgttgttgagtTATCTGCTTACATTGCAAATACATACTCAGTCATttgcattcatatgcatatcatatctcagtctttgttaccatttattgatacatcatatcattatttttgggctgattttcatgacaTTGAGAGCCCGGGAagctggagagattgatgactgagtgaggccgagatccTGATTGTGAGAATATtgtactatagcacgtgagttgtgcGTACGCATCCAGATATTGATattatagcatgtgagttgtttgtgcagcacgtgagttgtttgtgcggatccagatattgatactatagcacgtgagttttctgtgcagattatagcgcttgggttgaaggagcccctccgtagtttgcacacacccctagtgagtgaaGATACCTACCGAGTGCGAGGGCTGAGTGCTAGTGCCCAGCTAGTGCCGAGTGATTGGGATgattgagtgactgtgaggactgagtgGCTGTTAGGACTGAATGACTGTGAGGATTGAGTGACTGGGAGGAATGAGTGAATTGATACTTTGAGAGCATGCATATGGTTTTATCACTGAGTTGCATCGCATTCGACATGCATATTTGGCATACggacatagagatgcattttccttcTGATGTACggtatcacatcattcatgacCCATACATATcaacatgtaggcatagagatgtatttatCTCACGCCCTTTGAAAATGAGACATTTACCTGTTGAAAGCTTTGagaaaaattatagttttcaaacttactcttatttttggcgatttcggtaaaagatttgaattttcactgatatacttgaaaagcatgcctatttttccTAGAACTGTGAACGAACCGAGCATTTTATCTgtgagttacttcttttattcctttcattatgttgttatgaactgttgttggctattggtgttggacccacCCTTTGTTCcatctcgtcactactttcaacctaagttaggtttgttacttattgagtacatggggtcggttgtactcatactacatttttGCAGATGTTGGATGCTGATGTTGTTGTGATCGACGGGAGCTGGAATTGAAGACGTACCTGCATTCCGGTTGTAGCTGTCTCTTATTCATGTTAGCTTtagatttataaaataaaaatatgtttATGTAAATTTCGAACGATGacgtatttatttcataccagctttgtaaattctaatcttagaagctcatgatttgtactatcagtcattgggaaatgtataagattcaaataatttcttttacttatttGTCTTATTAGATTTTATTGGAATTGAATAGTTGTTAATTGACTTACCTAGGGGAGTCGGGTTAGGTGTCAttacgactagttggatttttggATCGTAACACCACCACCCCTCATCCTGCACTTAAAATTACTACTGTATTGGTTGTCTTTGTACCTATAGACACGTTTATTCCTGTGCCCTTTTGTGGTAATTCAATATCAACGTCCTCTGCACAACATTATGTCTACTGACTAATTGAGCCATCAATCTCTATATAACACGTTTTCCCAGTATTCTATTTGGCATTATCTTGTTAGTTCATCACAAAGGCTAGGCTAAATTTCCTGAAATATCACATTAAAGTTTAAAATCTTTTAATAGTTTGAGGACTTTGAATTCTTGAAAGTGGTAAAAGTTGTATATAACGGATTGTGTCAAAACAACATGGAGTGTTTTaaagaaggaattgaaagaaacaGAAAATATATTAGTTGAAATGTAGGGAGTcaaagaaacaacaaaaatcagTACTAACTTGATtgacagaatttcatatttaatctAAAAAAAGAACTCCCATTCTGGGCTCAGGATTTGCAGAAGCAGAAAAAATCATACTAATGCATTTGTTCAAGACAAGATTCACTGAAGAaaaaatatcatttatatttCTCACTAATGCATTCTGAACCGTAGAGAGAGCTAGCTAGGCTCCTGAACCATCCAACCATAGTAGTAGTTATTTCAAGGACCAAATATTCTCCACAAGATTTAGCAAAACACCAACCCAACTCACACGGTGTACTCGTTCACAAATTCCATGTATATCAACTTTTCTCCAATCTTTCTTTGCAATGTCATATAAGAACATTTGCCAAATCGTACTACTGTTTGTATTCAATGTAATCTCTCCCTTAGGGTTAGTGTTAAATAAAGGCAAATATTTTGTGTTTATTAACTCTAATGGCAGCGCAATTATATGTTTCACCCATGTCTCAGTTTCACCAGTACCATTAAGAACATACAAACTAACCTTGTCATCGCCTCCAAACTTTCTTTGATCTACAAGTGCAACTTGTCcctttatttctactatttttggTGGAGATTTTGAAGTCGATACCTCATCAGGGGACAAAATCATTCTaattaacttttcattttcaacactGAATGCAGCTATATTGTAAGGCTTTGAAAGCCTATTTACACAATAAATGACTCCGCCGATATAAACAAAATTGTATATAGGGAAAATGTTGGCGCAGTCAGGAATCTCCCTCCATAAATTGTCCACCCCGATAGTGTAAATCCAATATCTCACTTTACATGAATAATCTCGATCATCTAGTATATAGTACTGTGCCTTgattactttatatttcttggTGGTGGGATCAAAACCCAGGGAGCAACAAGTGATTGAAGGTCGTTGATTAGGAAGAAAGATATGTTCTTGTGTAAAAGGATTACAAACAGCAACTTCTCCATAAAAGTTCCATAGACAAACTAAGCCATTGGTAGATGCTAGAGAGTGAAGCTTACTGAAACGTGACTGATTAAAGTACTGAATGACATTTTCGCGAGTCGCCAAAGATGAGCAACTTACATGAAATTGAGCAGTGGACAACTTTTGATGTGCTTCAATGAATAAGGGTTCTGATATAAGGGAGCAAAAGGATTTCGAAACGCATCTAAAACGCATTAGAGACTTGACAGGAATCTTTTTTAGAATTTCAAAGATAATCTCGTGCGGAATACATAAAGTACCAATGGCAacaatcttctttttcttcatgtATACTTGGTTGTGGCGGACGACTATAATATTATGTGAAAATTGATAGTGTAAAGGTGTGTTTGAGTTGAAGTCAGGGTTTATATATATTGTTTAGGTTATTCCCTTTGTTTTTGCTGGCGGCCGATAGCTATATAGGGTTCAATATCTATTGTTTTTGTACGGAAAATACGGAAATTGTTTTGGTATCACAAATATAACCTACCAAGAATACAAATAAACTTCTACTACTCTCACTGATCACATCACTTTCTACCATCTAATCTTTTTTTAAACAAACAGAGGCATCAATCTCTATATAGCATGCATGTTTTCCCAATGGTCTATTAGGTAGTATCTTGTTAATTCAGTCATAAAGGCAAGGCTAAAATTCTTGAATTATCACATTAaagtttacaaaaaattaatagTTTATGGAATTTAAATTCTTGAAAGTGGTAAAAATTGCATAAAATGGATTGTGACAGACAATTTGGCAGAAGTGTCAAACAATTGGAAGAAAATCGCGTCGAATTTATATGAAGAATTACAGTTTGTGCTCAAGATTTGCATAAGCCTAAAGAAAGTTTAAtcgattcaaaaaaaaaaaaaaatcaaacgtCATGCAtgttaacaacaacaacaacaacaacaacaacaacaacaacaacacagtaggattccactagtggggtctgggaagggtagagtatacgcagaccttacccctatcccggaGGGATAGAGAGGTTATTTTCGGGAGACCCTCAGCTCAGAGACAATAGATCCGTAATAACAACAGAAACCAGAAAAAAAGTATTAGCATCGTAAAAGAAAGCAAATAAATAGAAAGGCTAAAATGTGAAAGACAGCAAAAATGTGAAACACAACAAAAACCGCTAGCAGTCCTAGACAAAATACTATCAGACTAGCCGGCACAACGAGGAGAAACGCTCGACTaaccctaacctacaaccctaattaATGCTCGACtgcacaccttcctatcaagggccatgtcctcgaaaatctaaAGCTgtgtcatgtcctgcctgatcacctcgtccaatacttcttaggctgcCATCTACCTCTTCTCATATCTGCCAgagccaaccgctcacacctcctaactGGAGCATCTAGGCTCCTCCTCGCACGTGCTCGAACTATCTaagtctcgcttcccgcatcttgtcatccaagGGAGCCACGCCCTTCCTCTCCCGAATGTtctcattcctaatcttatccatcctagtgtgcctttgcacatccatctcaacaccCTCATTTCTGTGaaatcttgactggccaacactcagctccATACAAAAACGTCAAGCATGTTAAAGAATGCAATTAAACAAATATGAACTTCTGTCATCACTTCATGCACTTTgcagaagaggaaaagaaaaatgagTACATAACATCATTGCTTAAAATTTCAAAAGTAGGaacgaacctccaaatcacacACAATACTAATAACAGAAATTGAAATGTTTGTATGGAATGAAATCAGAAAAGGAACTATAAACACTGATAACATCATACAAGGAGGGTTTTATAGGTGCTAAAGGATAACTCTACATTCAATACTACTAAATGGTTTCACCTACATGCTGTGAATTTGGTCACCTTGAGGCTTGAAAACACAAACGCATGCACTTAAAATAACTTAAGGGACATATGAACCTCGACCTTTAGCATTTAAGTTTACCATTTCAGACAATCTCAAGGGCCAAATACTATCCACAATATTTAGCAATACAGTAATCTGAATCTCCACAAGGAATTTGCGTTCATATATGCCATGTATCTCAACTAGTTTCCACTGATCTTTCCTTCCAGCATCATATAAAAAGAGGGACGAACTATTCTTGTCTGGAAGTGATAGAATCTCTCCCTTAGGATTGATGGTAAACAAAGAGCAAAGACAACCTCCACATGTCTTTGGTAATTCTAATGGTAGCTCAATTATATGCTTCACCCATTCGTCAGTTTCACCACTACCATTGAGAACATATAAAGCAATTGTGCTTTTTTTGAAATATACAGGACCTAATAGTGCAACTTGTCCCTTTATTTCTGCTATTCTTGGTGTACCTTCAGAGAACCTCAACGTCCATTCTCTATCGGGGAATGAAATCATTCTAATGAACTTTTCATCTCCAACACTGAATGCAGCTATGTTACATCGATTTATATGTACCCAATAAATGACCCCGTCAATATAAACACAGTTGCCATTTGAAGGGAGAAAATTGGAGCAACCGGAGATCTCTCTCCATAACTTGTCCACTCCAATGGTAAAAACCCAGTATCTCCTTTCATTATTCCTAAGGTGTGCCTTGAATACTTTATGTTTCTTAGTGGTGGGATCAACACATAGGGAGCAACAAGTCATTATACCGTAAAGTTCTCCCGTGGGTTGTTGATAAGGAAGAAAGACATGTTGTTTTATGAAAGGATTGCAAATAGCAACTTCTCCAACATTGTTCCATAGACAAACTAGGCCACCGATAGATTGCATATAGTTAAATTCACGGAAACATGGCTGATCCAAGTACTGAATAGGATAAGCTAAGTCTTGATGTTCTTCTCTTTGGCCTAAATTATAGATAACATCTTTAGGAGTCCAAGCCAGGCAACCTACGAGGAATTGAGCTACGCAACTTTTTTGATGTGCTTCAATGAATAAGGGGTCTGATATACGGGAGCAAAAGGATTTTGAAACGCACCTAAAACGCAGTAGAGACTTGGCACGAACCTTTTTCAGAATTTCAACAATGAGCTCGTGCGGAATGCATGCGACAATGACCATAATGTATACTTGGCTGTGACAGATGACCATAATGTTATGTGAAATTTGAGAGCAAAGAAGGAATTCATGAAACATATAAGAAGCATGGTTTAAAGGCGTCTTTGAGTTGGACTCGCTTCTGCAGCAACAATAACGGACTCGGTGTTTGGATGTTCTTTTAGGTTTAGGTTATTGCATTTTATTTTTGGCGGCCTACAGGCTTTGTATCTTTCCTTTTTGCTCGTCATCTATATATTTGAGGGGTACTAGAAGAAGACTACATATAAAATTGTGTTAAATAGATCCTTGTGAAGTAGCTTATTAAGCTATTTTAAAACGGATACATCCGAATATATCTGCTTTGTTTGTCAGAATCTATCCATATTCAAGACAAGTGCGCTCCTTGTGCAGAAAAATTTTAccatttatttttcttaaacatAACTGAAACATGAAGAAGCCTAGGCCCCTGAACCAGCCAAACGTCGCTTGGTGGCGTTGGAGACAGACACTTGACCAAGCTTGTCCGTTTCTGTATATGGTGATCTCTCTTTGAGAGGCATATAGTGACGCATCCATACACCAGTATACACCTGAAGGAGAAACAAATCTCAAATGAATAAACCTGGCAAAGTTCGATAAGGGGAAGAAGTTATAGGACTAAAGACTTCCCTAGGGGGATAAGAAGTCAAAAGAAGAGAACTGCGAATAAATCAATTATAAGCACCAAAACTCATTTAGTTGCTAATCAGACCTTAAAAGTCATTAGGTTCTAAACGAGCACCTTTATGTTTTCTGGATCTTCTAAGATGCCAAGGCGATCAAGAGACGGAGGAAAAATCCAAAGAGCCGAGGTTTTGACTTGGCACAAACAAGTACTAGGCGGCTAACATAAAATTTAGTAATTGCTAATAATAAAGTTTTCTTTGTACATCTGATTATGCCAAGATTGAAAAGACAGACTAAGTGATTTTACCTGTGCAGGTCTCATTATCTTGGTATCAGGATCATCCAAAGACTCTCGCCAATGAGACAAGTAACCAGCCATCCTAGGAACTGCAAACAAGACTGGAAAGAATTCCGTCGGGAATCCCATTGCCCTAATACATGACAGTATTTCATTAGAGAAATATCACTAATAACGAATACCAAAAATATTCATCTTACTTTGTTCTTACCTGTAAATTAAACCAGAGTAGAAATCAACGTTTGGATACAGCTTCCTTTTTACAAAGTACTCGTCTGAGAGCGCGGCTTTCTCCAGAgcaatagcaacctgaaataatATGAGAAATTTTGGGAACCATATAAAATGTTGGGTCATTGAAAGAAAGCAGGCCATATTACATCCTTTCATGCATGCAAGGATTTAATAGATGTACATATTTAACCAGCCAGCCAGAGAGATGCAGGATATCTGGGTGGTGGCATCAAATGCTCTGACTCTGTGTTACCCACCATAATATTTAACTCGTAGCCAATCTCATCACCTGGAAAGACATTTTTTCTCAATTTGATATATAATTCACATATTTCAGAAAAACGAGATTCTATCACCTCTTCCACATAGTAAGAGAGCTAACAGGCACACTCGATGTCATTGTAAGATAAAGATGTAGTCGAATATCCGGCattaaaaagataaaagaaatcTCCTTAGTTAATTCTACAATGAAGAACAGGAGGGAAATAACTTCTTCGAATCTGAGGTAGAATTAGTGTGGCAAAAGATAGAAATTTAGCTACCTCAAAAGATCAGATTTTTGTTAATTTGGAATTGCCGAAAGAAAGAACAAAGACTGCCTATGGAAATATAAATAGTGGGGAAAGGAAGCTTGAATGGCCTTCTGAACAACAAAGAGAAAATGGTGCTTCCTCCGGAATAACCGAGGAACAAATAAGAATGGATTTTACTAGACTTGTTTGAAGGTAGCCAGAGAAGAACATTGGTGGTGTATAACTTTTGTACTGCTCTAGTTGTGATAAAactaaaataactcaaattcacTTAATCAACTTTTTATGAAAGTGAATTTAAAACATCTAAGGGTAATACCCAGCTCAAGACCAAGCCAAAACCACCTGAGCATGCAGTGCCTATACTTCTTTTAGTATAGATGCAACAAACTGGGAGAAGTTGGCTTTATACTTATTTCTTTCTAGCCATACATGAAATGTTTTCGTGGGAACAATCTTTAATGTAATTATGTCTGCACCAACTTTACTGCTTTAAGCTCTTCTGTAATACGAGAAAATCTGAAGTCCACGAGGATTGCTTAAACATGGATACAAAATATCCTGTTACTTCCAAAATGCTAGCAAAAATGATTAAAATAATGGAATGGACCTCTTGGAAACACCAGCTAGACCAAGAACAGTTATAATCTTTTCTAGAAGTGAAAACCTTACCTCAATCAAAGGATCCTGACCAACAATTGAAAATACTTCATCGGCGAGCTTCTTAATGACTTTTGCTCTGGGATCATAATTTTTGTAGACACGGTGCCCAAAACCAGACATTTTGCGCTTCCTAAAGGGACGGAAATATAAGGAAATTCATATGGTTAAAATGAACAAGACAAATCTTCTGCCTGATGTTACAACAATGACTATCAAAAAATGCATGCCTGTTCTTCACACCCTCAATGAACTCTGGAATATTTTCAACGCTTCCAATCTCACTGAGCATCTTCAGCACAGCCTGTAACCATGTAATAACATAACAGTCAAGCATAATACAACCCAGCGCAATGTCATGTGAGAGACATAAAGATACAGAGAACTCATAAAATTTGAAGCTCCCCTATACATGCTCATTACTTGCTGTAGAAATATTTTACCTCATTTGCACCCCCATGGAGAGGGCCATACAAAGCTCCCACAGCTCCAGCTATAGCTGTGTATACATCAACCCCACTGCACAATCATTTGTATATAAGTCGTGTATCTTATTTATACATCAACCCCAAATGCACAATTATTTGTATATAAGTCGTGTATCTTAGTGCTATTGTCTGTGCAAAAAGATGCCTACCTTGAAGCAAGATGACGTGCTGCAGCAGTAGAGCAATTCATTTCATGTTCTGCGTGTAATATGAAAAGAATGTCGAGCACCCGAGAGAGTCGAGGATTGGGTTTGTAAGACCTATTACCTCTGTAAGTAAGGTAAACAAAAAGATTCATTTAATTTATTGGCTGCACACTGAAG encodes the following:
- the LOC104228295 gene encoding putative F-box protein At1g47790; translation: MVIVACIPHELIVEILKKVRAKSLLRFRCVSKSFCSRISDPLFIEAHQKSCVAQFLVGCLAWTPKDVIYNLGQREEHQDLAYPIQYLDQPCFREFNYMQSIGGLVCLWNNVGEVAICNPFIKQHVFLPYQQPTGELYGIMTCCSLCVDPTTKKHKVFKAHLRNNERRYWVFTIGVDKLWREISGCSNFLPSNGNCVYIDGVIYWVHINRCNIAAFSVGDEKFIRMISFPDREWTLRFSEGTPRIAEIKGQVALLGPVYFKKSTIALYVLNGSGETDEWVKHIIELPLELPKTCGGCLCSLFTINPKGEILSLPDKNSSSLFLYDAGRKDQWKLVEIHGIYERKFLVEIQITVLLNIVDSIWPLRLSEMLSVGQSRFHRNEGVEMDVQRHTRMDKIRNENIRERKGVAPLDDKMREARLR